One window of Thermocoleostomius sinensis A174 genomic DNA carries:
- a CDS encoding threonine aldolase family protein, with protein MNANLEQFASDNYSGMCPEVLEYMLQANQGHAPAYGNDSWTQKAADLFRELFETDCEVFFVFNGTAANSLSLAALCQSYHSVICHEMAHIETDECGAPEFASNGSKLLLGKGQNGKLTAEAIETIVTKRNDIHYPKPKVISLTQATEVGTLYTIDELLAIHEIAQKHHLRIHMDGARFANAVVAMNKTPAELTWKSGVDVLCFCGTKNGMAMGEAIIFFNRQLAEDFDYRCKQAGQLASKMRFISAPWLGLLETGAWFRNASHANQCAAYLENQLLTIEGIELMFPRQANAVFIKLPESVIQALYTKGWQFYTFIGAEGVRLMCSWNSTQERIDQLVADIREQLESTQLRSVRQTLTSGQ; from the coding sequence ATGAATGCTAATTTAGAGCAATTTGCCAGTGATAACTACTCTGGCATGTGTCCAGAAGTGTTGGAGTATATGCTGCAAGCGAATCAAGGTCATGCTCCAGCCTATGGCAACGACAGTTGGACTCAGAAAGCCGCTGATTTGTTTCGAGAATTGTTTGAAACAGATTGCGAAGTTTTCTTTGTCTTTAATGGAACGGCTGCCAATTCTCTATCGTTAGCGGCTTTGTGCCAGTCCTATCACAGCGTCATTTGTCATGAAATGGCCCATATTGAAACCGATGAGTGCGGCGCACCGGAGTTTGCTTCTAATGGCTCTAAATTGCTGCTAGGAAAAGGACAAAACGGCAAGCTCACGGCTGAGGCAATCGAAACGATCGTCACTAAACGCAATGATATCCACTATCCTAAACCCAAGGTCATCAGCCTAACGCAGGCAACAGAAGTCGGTACGTTGTATACGATCGATGAACTATTGGCAATTCATGAGATTGCTCAAAAACACCACCTGCGAATTCACATGGATGGGGCCCGCTTTGCCAATGCGGTGGTCGCTATGAATAAAACTCCGGCTGAATTGACCTGGAAGAGTGGCGTGGATGTGTTGTGTTTTTGCGGCACGAAAAACGGCATGGCAATGGGCGAGGCAATTATTTTCTTTAATCGGCAACTAGCAGAGGATTTTGACTACCGCTGTAAGCAAGCCGGACAACTGGCTTCAAAAATGCGCTTCATTTCGGCTCCATGGCTGGGACTACTGGAAACCGGAGCATGGTTTCGCAATGCCAGTCATGCGAATCAATGTGCAGCCTATTTGGAAAATCAGCTATTGACGATCGAGGGCATTGAACTCATGTTTCCTCGCCAAGCCAATGCTGTCTTTATTAAGCTGCCAGAATCTGTGATTCAAGCACTGTATACCAAGGGGTGGCAATTCTACACATTCATTGGGGCAGAAGGAGTGCGACTGATGTGTTCTTGGAACTCCACCCAGGAGAGAATCGATCAACTGGTGGCAGACATTCGCGAGCAACTGGAAAGCACTCAATTGCGATCGGTTCGGCAAACCCTCACATCGGGACAGTAA
- a CDS encoding DUF4870 domain-containing protein has translation MQSSDTDKRKLLSAAAHGSIFISALVASIGIPIAILFVSEDGVVKENAKEAINFHINVWVYGAIIAALSFLTLGLLGFILGPIWFLYHWGLSLWGVFHCLNNPDQPFRYPFIFRLV, from the coding sequence ATGCAATCGTCTGATACGGACAAGCGTAAGTTATTATCAGCCGCTGCCCACGGTTCTATTTTTATTAGCGCCTTGGTGGCTTCGATCGGCATTCCCATTGCTATTTTGTTTGTTTCAGAAGATGGGGTTGTCAAGGAAAATGCCAAAGAGGCCATCAACTTTCATATTAATGTTTGGGTGTATGGAGCCATTATTGCAGCCCTCTCCTTCCTAACGTTGGGGCTACTTGGTTTCATCCTTGGTCCAATTTGGTTTCTGTATCATTGGGGCTTGTCGCTTTGGGGTGTGTTTCATTGCCTCAATAACCCTGATCAACCATTCCGCTATCCCTTTATCTTTCGATTGGTGTAG
- a CDS encoding serine hydrolase: MASSHQPPSRPSGSRRAAPRSGLSRLLLGLISLGERTTQPRRNPRRDPHQPRRERILMPEKPSQRIQPPPLSTQAPYDRVVPLDGIHSAAMPPISNPRVSHQGQALPRRVQRIRSRPSGRGDRQSGKGNIALAPRSRKPHQTANATARRSFSLAAFTQGMRLVILGVGVWAIVGTVLSISNPSSQSGQISQAAADNLQTATDVQLVGATSQSEYLSRLELGREMDGLGIKVAALTRDLPDLTPGVFVVDLDSGDYFSLNGDQTFAAASMIKVPILVAFFQEVDAGKIRLDEMLTLQEGDLASGSGDMQFAGVGTQYSALETAINMIVISDNTATNMLIRRLGGIRVLNQRFQEWGLQQTVLHNLLPDLEGTNTLSPKELSNLIARVSEGELVSMKSRDRLLNIMEQTVNNSLLPAGLGDGASIAHKTGDIGSLAGDAGLVDMPNGRRYAISVMVKRPHNDARAYELVYQISAAAYEYLNQTISSPVNSSIHTSPANLPPSPDPALSPSTNPPAPNPTNSNEVTR, translated from the coding sequence TTGGCGTCTTCCCATCAACCGCCATCCCGTCCATCTGGTTCACGCAGAGCCGCGCCGCGCTCTGGGCTGAGTCGGCTGTTGCTAGGGTTGATATCACTGGGTGAACGCACAACTCAACCCAGGCGCAATCCCAGACGCGACCCCCATCAGCCGCGGCGAGAGCGAATTCTGATGCCGGAGAAACCGTCGCAACGGATTCAACCACCGCCCTTGTCTACACAGGCACCCTACGATCGTGTTGTTCCATTGGACGGAATACATTCTGCGGCAATGCCGCCTATCTCCAATCCTCGCGTTTCTCATCAGGGTCAGGCGTTACCCCGCCGAGTTCAGCGCATCAGAAGCAGACCAAGCGGTCGCGGCGATCGCCAGTCGGGTAAGGGAAATATTGCTCTGGCTCCTCGCAGTAGGAAACCTCATCAAACAGCCAATGCTACCGCACGCCGTTCGTTTTCGCTGGCGGCCTTTACTCAAGGAATGCGCTTGGTCATATTGGGTGTGGGGGTGTGGGCGATCGTCGGAACAGTGCTTTCTATCTCAAATCCGTCTAGTCAATCAGGACAAATTAGCCAAGCGGCTGCCGACAACTTGCAGACAGCTACAGACGTTCAGCTTGTTGGAGCCACTAGTCAGTCTGAGTATTTATCGCGGTTAGAGTTGGGTCGTGAAATGGACGGACTGGGCATTAAAGTCGCCGCCCTGACCCGCGATTTGCCAGATTTGACCCCTGGTGTGTTTGTGGTGGATCTCGATTCAGGAGACTACTTTAGCCTCAACGGAGATCAAACTTTCGCCGCCGCCAGTATGATCAAAGTCCCAATTTTGGTTGCTTTCTTTCAAGAGGTTGACGCTGGGAAAATTCGTCTGGATGAAATGCTAACGCTTCAAGAAGGTGACCTAGCCAGCGGATCGGGAGATATGCAGTTTGCCGGAGTAGGGACCCAATATTCAGCCTTGGAAACGGCGATCAATATGATCGTTATTAGTGACAATACAGCCACCAATATGCTGATTCGGCGGTTGGGCGGCATCCGTGTATTGAATCAGCGCTTTCAAGAATGGGGCTTACAACAAACTGTCCTCCATAACCTGTTGCCGGATTTAGAAGGAACGAATACGCTTTCACCAAAAGAACTGTCGAATTTAATTGCCCGCGTCAGCGAAGGAGAATTGGTTTCAATGAAATCGCGCGATCGGCTGCTGAATATTATGGAGCAGACAGTCAACAATTCGCTGTTGCCAGCCGGACTGGGGGATGGCGCGTCGATCGCCCATAAAACTGGAGATATTGGGTCGCTGGCAGGTGATGCGGGTTTAGTAGACATGCCCAACGGTCGGCGCTACGCCATTAGCGTCATGGTGAAACGTCCTCACAATGATGCTCGTGCCTATGAATTGGTGTATCAAATCAGCGCTGCTGCTTACGAGTACTTGAATCAGACCATCAGCAGCCCGGTGAATAGCTCCATTCACACTAGTCCTGCCAACCTACCACCATCCCCCGATCCAGCCCTGTCTCCCAGTACAAATCCTCCTGCTCCAAATCCAACAAACAGCAATGAGGTGACGCGCTAG
- a CDS encoding RNA methyltransferase, with translation MALADVKIVLVEPAGPLNVGSVARVMKNMGLHQLVLVNPQCDRFSSEARQMAVHAIDVLEAAQIVPTLPDALHGCQRAIATTGRRHTTLNLPLEPPSSALSWLITASPVPAALLFGREDRGLTNEELNYAQRLVYIPTSPDYTSLNLAQAVAICCYELHLSATRENLTETDRTITEKTIVPSASLAPSTTNLASLDVLEGFYQHLESLLLTIGYLYPHTVASRMEKFRQLLNRAYPSPTEMALLRGILSQVEWAIRKSESRKKDEEQRYQDK, from the coding sequence ATGGCATTGGCCGATGTGAAGATTGTCTTGGTCGAACCAGCCGGGCCGTTGAATGTTGGCTCGGTGGCCCGTGTCATGAAGAATATGGGACTCCATCAGCTTGTGTTGGTCAATCCACAATGCGATCGCTTCAGTTCAGAGGCTCGACAAATGGCCGTTCATGCCATCGATGTGCTGGAAGCGGCTCAAATTGTGCCCACTTTACCCGATGCCTTACACGGCTGTCAGCGAGCCATTGCCACTACCGGACGCCGCCACACAACACTGAATCTGCCGCTAGAGCCACCAAGCAGCGCGTTATCCTGGCTGATTACAGCCAGTCCTGTCCCGGCGGCACTCCTGTTTGGACGCGAAGATCGAGGCTTAACCAACGAAGAATTAAACTATGCTCAGCGATTGGTTTACATTCCCACCAGCCCAGACTATACTTCTCTCAACTTGGCGCAGGCTGTTGCCATCTGTTGCTATGAATTGCATCTATCGGCCACTCGTGAGAATCTGACTGAAACAGACAGGACAATCACAGAAAAGACGATCGTTCCTTCTGCGTCCTTGGCCCCATCTACCACTAACCTAGCCTCCCTAGATGTGCTGGAAGGTTTCTATCAGCACCTTGAATCCCTGTTGTTAACCATTGGTTACTTGTATCCACACACCGTCGCCAGCCGCATGGAAAAGTTTCGGCAATTGCTGAATCGGGCTTATCCTTCACCCACCGAAATGGCTTTGTTGCGCGGCATCTTGAGCCAAGTAGAGTGGGCGATTAGAAAAAGCGAGAGCAGGAAAAAGGATGAAGAGCAAAGATATCAGGATAAATAG
- a CDS encoding response regulator gives MGEINVALIEDHDLTRVGLRTALQRQEGIQVVGEAANATQGLKLLESAKPDVAIVDIGLPDMDGIQLTRQFRQFQAEHEDCPTKVLILTMHDSEDSVLAAFAAGADSYCMKDISIDRLREALQATHEGNSWIDPAIASIVLRQVRVPSKSQSIESKTVAIQGVEPEYEQLIETAPLTERELEVLELIVAGCSNAAIAEKLYITVGTVKTHVRNILNKLCADDRTQAAVLALRSGLIG, from the coding sequence ATGGGCGAAATAAATGTTGCTCTAATTGAAGATCATGATTTGACGCGGGTTGGTTTAAGAACCGCATTGCAGCGTCAAGAGGGCATTCAGGTGGTGGGCGAGGCTGCAAACGCCACGCAAGGGTTGAAGCTGCTGGAATCGGCTAAACCCGATGTGGCGATCGTGGACATTGGCTTGCCAGATATGGATGGCATTCAGTTAACTCGACAGTTTCGGCAATTTCAGGCTGAACATGAAGACTGTCCCACCAAAGTTTTGATTTTGACCATGCACGACAGCGAAGATTCGGTACTCGCTGCGTTTGCAGCCGGTGCAGATTCCTATTGCATGAAAGATATCAGCATCGATCGGCTACGAGAAGCCTTGCAAGCCACCCATGAGGGCAACTCCTGGATTGATCCCGCCATTGCCAGTATTGTGCTCCGGCAAGTGCGAGTGCCGTCTAAATCTCAGTCAATAGAGTCAAAAACCGTTGCCATTCAGGGCGTTGAGCCAGAATATGAGCAGTTAATTGAAACGGCTCCGTTAACCGAACGAGAGTTGGAAGTGCTGGAGTTGATTGTGGCAGGGTGCAGTAACGCGGCAATTGCAGAGAAGCTATACATCACAGTGGGTACGGTTAAAACTCATGTTCGCAACATTCTCAACAAGCTGTGTGCCGATGACCGAACCCAAGCAGCCGTTTTGGCGCTGCGATCGGGATTAATTGGATAG
- a CDS encoding aminotransferase class V-fold PLP-dependent enzyme, with product MTQTASNLALLNQYRQQFPALSEKAYFNYGGQGPMPQGAMIAITQMHEYIQRSGPFSTEVNRWINLEAKRTREAIAAELGVAASTIALTENVSVGCNIALWGIDWRSGDHLLLSDCEHPGIVAAANEIQHRFGVEVSQCPLMETLNQGDPIAVIQAHLCPTTRLVVLSHILWNTGQVLPLQSIAQVCHAHSAEVPVRLLVDAAQSVGVLPLDLAELEVDFYAFTGHKWWCGPAGIGGLYVRPEAMVDLRPTFLGWRSVTKNEWGHPTGYEPDAKRYEVATSDYALFGGLQAAIAVHHQWGPAAARYHHIRELSRYLWQELCQLPQLTCLRTAPPDAGLVSFQLTNGKHQELVNELEQHGFLLRTILDPPCIRACVHYFTLESEIDRLVKLIRSLVG from the coding sequence ATGACCCAAACTGCTTCTAACTTGGCGTTACTCAATCAATATCGGCAACAATTTCCTGCCCTTAGTGAGAAAGCCTACTTCAACTATGGAGGACAGGGGCCCATGCCCCAAGGTGCAATGATTGCCATTACTCAAATGCATGAATATATTCAGCGATCGGGCCCGTTTTCCACGGAGGTGAATCGCTGGATTAATCTTGAAGCCAAACGCACCCGCGAGGCCATTGCCGCAGAACTGGGAGTGGCAGCCTCCACCATTGCATTGACGGAAAATGTTTCGGTGGGTTGTAATATTGCGCTTTGGGGGATTGATTGGCGATCGGGCGATCACCTACTGCTATCAGATTGTGAGCATCCGGGCATTGTGGCCGCCGCCAATGAAATTCAGCATCGATTTGGGGTGGAAGTCAGCCAATGTCCCTTAATGGAGACCTTAAACCAGGGAGATCCGATTGCGGTCATTCAAGCGCATTTGTGCCCCACAACTCGATTGGTGGTGCTCAGTCATATTTTGTGGAATACAGGTCAAGTTTTGCCGCTCCAATCAATCGCCCAGGTTTGTCATGCCCATAGCGCCGAAGTCCCAGTGCGATTATTAGTAGATGCTGCTCAGTCGGTAGGAGTGCTGCCGCTGGATTTAGCAGAATTGGAGGTTGACTTCTACGCCTTCACAGGACACAAATGGTGGTGCGGGCCAGCAGGAATTGGGGGGCTATATGTGCGTCCCGAGGCAATGGTAGATTTACGTCCTACGTTTTTGGGTTGGCGCAGCGTCACCAAGAATGAGTGGGGACATCCAACTGGCTATGAACCGGATGCTAAACGCTATGAAGTGGCGACATCAGATTATGCACTGTTTGGTGGACTTCAGGCGGCGATCGCCGTGCATCACCAGTGGGGGCCAGCCGCTGCTCGATATCATCACATTCGTGAATTAAGTCGCTATCTTTGGCAAGAACTATGCCAACTTCCACAACTGACCTGTTTGCGCACCGCTCCACCGGACGCAGGACTAGTTTCGTTTCAACTGACCAATGGCAAGCACCAGGAATTGGTCAATGAACTCGAACAGCACGGGTTTCTCTTGCGAACCATTCTTGATCCACCTTGTATCCGTGCTTGTGTGCACTACTTTACGCTAGAGTCTGAGATTGATCGCTTAGTCAAATTAATTCGATCGCTTGTTGGATGA
- a CDS encoding TM0106 family RecB-like putative nuclease, translating into MPGNARLWFPVLPEGHASNLWVTDTILFNYQRCRRRAYLDAFGDRQHCDSPNDYLLKLRQDSLAHQSLIVGEEPAYRPDYPKQDWQAGAAATMSLMQQGVDRIVQGVLYVQLENGLRLVSCPDLLIKQPGYSVLGDWTYVPMDIRLGKRPKVDYQIAATFHAYVLTWVQDAWPDVSWLMLRQRGAYAVNLVEMLPRMQEILQDCVDTLLHEQEPELFIAHNRCDLCHWLSHCYELAQSNRHLSLLPGVTPSRYAFLKELGLLTLEDLATCNPKVLAPLPGFGPHVAHRLIRQAQATLQQCALPDDGGMIESSTPLLSTAELPTAPIELYFDIESAPEQNLIYLHGVLVIDRQSQSETFHALLAENHSEERLIWEQLLNLFWRYPTAPIFHFCPYEVQTVKRLAEHYRTPSDLIEPLMSRFVDIHERVTRVAILPVESYALKPIARWVGFDWRDPDANGAQSICWYAQWMGTGDRRHLDAILRYNEDDCRATYWVKNWLVEFCQRQRK; encoded by the coding sequence ATGCCTGGAAATGCACGGCTTTGGTTTCCTGTGCTGCCAGAGGGACACGCGAGCAATTTGTGGGTAACTGATACCATCTTGTTCAATTATCAGCGTTGTCGCCGTCGCGCTTACCTCGATGCGTTTGGCGATCGCCAACATTGTGATTCGCCCAATGACTATCTGTTGAAGTTACGTCAAGATAGCCTAGCTCACCAATCTTTGATTGTAGGTGAAGAACCGGCCTATCGCCCCGATTATCCTAAACAAGATTGGCAGGCCGGTGCGGCTGCAACGATGTCTTTGATGCAGCAAGGCGTCGATCGGATTGTGCAAGGCGTGTTGTATGTTCAACTTGAAAACGGACTGCGATTAGTCAGTTGCCCAGATTTGTTGATCAAGCAACCCGGATACTCTGTGTTGGGCGACTGGACCTATGTGCCAATGGATATTCGTTTGGGCAAACGTCCCAAGGTTGATTATCAAATTGCCGCCACGTTTCATGCCTATGTGTTGACTTGGGTTCAGGATGCTTGGCCAGACGTAAGTTGGTTAATGCTGCGCCAACGCGGAGCCTATGCCGTCAACTTGGTGGAAATGCTGCCGCGAATGCAAGAGATTTTACAAGATTGTGTTGATACATTGCTGCACGAGCAAGAACCCGAATTATTTATTGCTCACAACCGCTGTGATCTTTGCCATTGGCTAAGCCATTGCTACGAACTGGCCCAATCTAATCGCCACCTGTCGCTGTTACCGGGTGTCACGCCGAGTCGCTATGCTTTTCTCAAAGAATTGGGGTTGTTGACGCTCGAAGATCTAGCCACCTGTAATCCTAAAGTTTTAGCACCGCTACCAGGATTTGGCCCCCATGTGGCCCACCGGCTAATTCGTCAAGCACAAGCAACGCTACAGCAGTGTGCTTTGCCTGATGATGGAGGGATGATCGAGTCCTCGACTCCGCTATTATCGACCGCAGAACTGCCAACTGCACCGATCGAACTATATTTTGATATTGAATCGGCTCCAGAACAAAACCTGATCTATTTGCATGGAGTGCTCGTTATCGATCGCCAATCTCAAAGCGAAACGTTTCATGCACTGCTAGCCGAGAACCATTCCGAAGAACGCTTGATTTGGGAACAACTGCTGAATTTGTTTTGGCGCTACCCCACCGCCCCCATTTTTCACTTCTGCCCCTATGAAGTGCAAACCGTGAAGCGCTTGGCAGAGCACTATCGGACCCCGAGTGATTTGATTGAACCGTTGATGTCTCGCTTTGTTGATATTCACGAACGAGTCACTCGCGTTGCCATCTTGCCTGTTGAAAGCTATGCCCTGAAACCGATCGCCCGCTGGGTGGGGTTCGATTGGCGCGATCCAGACGCCAACGGGGCCCAATCCATCTGTTGGTATGCACAGTGGATGGGCACAGGCGATCGTCGCCACCTAGATGCCATTTTGCGCTACAACGAAGATGATTGCCGCGCCACCTATTGGGTGAAAAACTGGCTGGTGGAATTTTGTCAGAGACAACGAAAGTAG
- a CDS encoding DUF3318 domain-containing protein translates to MTSYATSTARSDLSELRRLKTLLPPELKSWVTIEASTAINPPLITSEEIGKDQVEVQVDLAKWDQFALDQRNLLFWHEVARIQNDTIPKDGWEMAALAIGLGGAVGELWVQDGLLLLLALALCGVSGWRLYQRNNGEKTLQEAIQADEKAISLATRFGYTLPNAYKSLGSALKVLIEQTPKKKQRRRFEARLDALKKSASKAKTQAKSARPEVY, encoded by the coding sequence ATGACCTCATACGCGACTTCCACTGCTCGATCGGACTTGAGCGAGTTACGACGACTAAAGACGCTATTGCCACCTGAGCTAAAAAGTTGGGTGACGATCGAAGCCTCTACGGCGATCAATCCTCCTCTGATTACCAGTGAAGAAATTGGCAAAGATCAGGTAGAGGTTCAGGTAGACCTTGCTAAGTGGGATCAGTTTGCGCTCGATCAACGCAACCTGTTGTTCTGGCATGAGGTGGCCCGCATTCAAAATGACACAATTCCCAAAGATGGCTGGGAGATGGCGGCACTAGCGATCGGCTTAGGCGGGGCTGTGGGTGAATTGTGGGTTCAAGATGGATTGCTACTGCTGTTGGCGCTGGCGTTGTGCGGTGTGTCGGGATGGCGGCTATATCAGCGAAACAATGGCGAAAAGACCCTGCAAGAAGCAATCCAGGCCGATGAAAAGGCGATCTCTCTGGCAACTCGGTTTGGCTATACGTTGCCGAATGCTTACAAGAGTTTGGGAAGTGCGCTGAAGGTGCTAATTGAACAAACACCGAAGAAAAAACAGCGCCGTCGGTTTGAAGCTCGGTTAGATGCCTTGAAAAAGAGTGCCTCTAAGGCTAAAACTCAAGCGAAATCGGCTCGCCCTGAAGTTTATTGA
- a CDS encoding o-succinylbenzoate synthase — MNHYWFEYRPYDRPFKQPLHTHHGWWSNRQGIILRLTSANGQVGWGEIAPIAWFGTETLAQALAFCRSLPSKLAAAAIEHIPASLPACRFGFESALEMMQISTTSITFASPSPHQLGAVHNSYLLPTGEAALHAWQPLVTAGVNTFKWKIGVANLEDELQIFNHLMQKLPADVRLRLDANGGLDYYQAYQWLQTCDRLSGHTATVEFLEQPLSKHQLKEMLQLAERVQTPIALDESVATFEQLEACYTQGWRGMFVIKPALIGSPQQLRNFCQQYCLDLVWSSALETPIAQYFIQHVLIPSIPVVQHRAIGFGVDQWFNDAWTTEGNFEQLWQSLSLTGTIE; from the coding sequence GTGAACCACTATTGGTTTGAGTATCGCCCCTATGATCGTCCTTTCAAGCAACCTTTGCACACCCATCATGGTTGGTGGTCTAATCGTCAAGGTATTATTTTGCGGTTAACCAGTGCAAATGGGCAGGTTGGTTGGGGAGAAATCGCGCCGATCGCTTGGTTTGGGACAGAAACACTGGCGCAAGCGTTAGCGTTTTGTCGATCGCTGCCTAGCAAACTTGCCGCTGCTGCTATTGAGCATATTCCTGCTTCGTTGCCTGCCTGTCGGTTTGGGTTCGAGTCTGCATTGGAAATGATGCAGATTTCGACTACTTCTATCACATTTGCTAGCCCTTCACCACATCAATTAGGCGCTGTCCACAATAGCTATCTTCTGCCCACCGGAGAGGCGGCCTTGCACGCATGGCAACCGCTTGTCACCGCAGGAGTCAACACCTTCAAGTGGAAAATTGGTGTAGCCAATCTCGAAGACGAGTTACAAATCTTTAATCACCTGATGCAGAAATTGCCTGCTGACGTGCGGCTGCGATTAGATGCAAACGGGGGGCTAGATTATTATCAAGCCTATCAATGGTTACAGACTTGCGATCGGCTGTCTGGACACACAGCAACGGTGGAATTTCTTGAACAACCCCTTTCCAAGCATCAACTGAAAGAGATGTTGCAATTGGCTGAGCGAGTTCAAACCCCGATCGCGCTGGACGAATCGGTTGCTACCTTCGAGCAACTAGAAGCCTGCTACACTCAAGGCTGGCGAGGGATGTTTGTGATTAAACCCGCCCTTATCGGTTCTCCCCAACAACTTCGCAACTTCTGTCAACAGTATTGCCTCGATTTGGTCTGGTCATCTGCCTTGGAAACGCCGATCGCGCAGTACTTCATCCAACACGTCCTGATTCCTTCAATTCCCGTGGTTCAACATCGGGCGATCGGATTTGGTGTCGATCAGTGGTTCAATGATGCTTGGACAACTGAAGGAAATTTTGAACAGCTATGGCAGAGCCTTTCGCTCACTGGCACGATCGAGTGA
- a CDS encoding 2-succinylbenzoate--CoA ligase, which produces MAEPFAHWHDRVNQDWLVGIDKQQGQDWIEIRLHEIWLYQTRSRQLPTILLVEADPERFLAGFVAACSAGCPLVLGAADWGAAERRQALQQIQPDLIWGWDTALHNLEPESKHLSVDRRLQPGWILIPTGGSSGQIRFAIHTWTTLTASVQGFQQYFQVKSIHSCCVLPLYHVSGLMQFIRSFLSGGTFALLPTKAIDVAMNGLDPADFFLSLVPTQLQRLLHRSNSSGAIAWLRRFRTVLLGGAPAWPELLETARNQQIRLAPTYGMTETASQVATLKPDEFLQGKTGCGLVLPHAQIRILDGMGRSLQPLQPGTIAIQTTSLMLGYHPGNGTVDTLITDDVGFFDRDGYLHIVGRNSHKIITGGENVFPAEVEAAIRSTQLVRDVCVLGLPDPDWGEVVTAVYVPTSDDVTIADLQTAIEAELGKVKRPKRWLKLAQLPRSGQGKVNYAQLKQLCLNNHARQPSR; this is translated from the coding sequence ATGGCAGAGCCTTTCGCTCACTGGCACGATCGAGTGAACCAAGATTGGTTAGTTGGTATAGACAAACAACAGGGGCAGGATTGGATAGAAATTCGGCTGCACGAGATTTGGCTGTATCAGACACGATCGCGTCAGTTGCCTACGATTCTTTTAGTTGAGGCAGATCCAGAGCGGTTTCTGGCTGGTTTTGTGGCGGCTTGCTCGGCAGGGTGTCCGTTGGTGCTGGGTGCGGCCGATTGGGGGGCGGCGGAACGGCGGCAAGCCTTGCAACAGATTCAACCAGATTTAATCTGGGGTTGGGATACGGCTCTTCACAATCTTGAGCCTGAAAGCAAACATCTATCCGTCGATCGCCGGTTGCAACCAGGCTGGATTTTGATTCCCACAGGTGGTTCCTCTGGACAGATACGCTTTGCCATTCATACCTGGACTACCTTGACGGCCTCTGTGCAAGGGTTTCAGCAGTATTTCCAAGTGAAATCCATTCATTCGTGTTGCGTGTTGCCGCTTTATCATGTCAGCGGTCTGATGCAATTTATCCGATCGTTCCTGTCAGGTGGAACCTTTGCCCTGCTGCCAACCAAGGCGATCGACGTGGCCATGAATGGGCTAGATCCAGCAGATTTTTTTCTGTCGCTGGTTCCCACACAACTACAACGGTTGCTGCACCGATCGAATTCATCTGGTGCGATCGCTTGGCTGCGGAGGTTCCGTACCGTACTACTGGGAGGAGCACCCGCCTGGCCAGAGTTATTGGAGACGGCCAGAAACCAGCAGATTCGCCTGGCTCCTACCTATGGCATGACCGAAACCGCCTCACAAGTAGCTACCTTGAAACCAGACGAGTTTTTGCAAGGAAAAACTGGCTGTGGACTGGTGTTGCCGCACGCTCAGATTAGGATTCTGGATGGCATGGGACGATCGCTGCAACCGCTGCAACCGGGGACGATCGCCATTCAAACGACCTCGCTGATGCTAGGCTATCATCCGGGCAATGGCACCGTTGACACGCTGATAACCGATGATGTGGGGTTTTTCGATCGGGATGGTTATTTGCATATCGTCGGACGCAATAGCCACAAAATTATTACAGGTGGCGAAAACGTGTTTCCGGCTGAAGTCGAGGCAGCGATTCGATCGACGCAGTTGGTTCGCGATGTGTGCGTGTTGGGGCTACCCGATCCAGATTGGGGCGAGGTAGTGACAGCCGTGTATGTGCCTACGTCCGACGACGTGACAATCGCGGACCTGCAAACGGCTATTGAAGCTGAGTTAGGTAAGGTGAAACGCCCCAAACGCTGGCTGAAGTTAGCACAGTTACCGCGCAGCGGACAAGGCAAGGTCAATTATGCACAGCTTAAACAACTATGCTTAAATAACCACGCCAGACAACCATCTCGCTAG